In Fluviicola taffensis DSM 16823, the following are encoded in one genomic region:
- a CDS encoding WD40/YVTN/BNR-like repeat-containing protein, translated as MRNLIVILGAILIYSTSFSQEIKSIDTLHFTSEKSYSRALARYSKNELVFGTSKTGVILYNEKTKKTKTLIKPVNSGEFRDVIVDEKKIYTCVSGDSGIIYKVNGKKVSELYREACFIDDIVLKNRELILLSDPVDKELYIKTIHTQKGYFYQYGPFKTIQGEAYYAASGTTAQLIEHWYYHVSGGPNNATFYRRSTFEYRENITSQLPLPKAEGAGPFSIFMIDEQNGSIVGGNYTKPDTSDSTACYTSDGGKTWLLSEKQPNGYRSCVTGNTKILFACGTNGIDYSIDGGKNWKFLMKGNFCALLLEENTLYATTNKGYCLKIKMQMK; from the coding sequence GTGAGAAATTTAATCGTCATTTTAGGAGCAATACTAATTTATAGCACTAGTTTTAGTCAGGAAATAAAATCTATTGACACACTGCATTTTACAAGTGAAAAATCATACTCCCGTGCACTTGCTCGCTACTCCAAAAACGAATTGGTATTTGGAACTTCCAAGACCGGAGTAATCCTGTATAATGAAAAAACTAAGAAAACAAAAACACTCATAAAACCAGTCAATTCTGGAGAGTTCAGAGATGTAATCGTTGATGAGAAGAAAATCTATACTTGTGTAAGTGGCGATTCTGGGATTATTTACAAAGTGAATGGAAAAAAAGTCTCCGAACTTTACCGGGAAGCTTGTTTTATTGACGATATCGTTCTTAAAAATCGTGAATTGATTCTGCTCAGCGATCCAGTTGACAAAGAATTATACATCAAAACCATTCATACTCAAAAAGGATATTTTTACCAATACGGTCCTTTCAAAACCATTCAGGGAGAAGCCTATTATGCAGCCAGTGGCACAACTGCACAGTTAATTGAACACTGGTATTATCATGTCTCAGGTGGGCCGAATAATGCCACTTTCTATCGCAGAAGTACTTTTGAATATCGTGAAAACATAACCTCTCAATTACCGCTACCCAAAGCCGAAGGTGCTGGGCCGTTCTCCATTTTCATGATTGACGAACAAAATGGTTCAATTGTAGGTGGAAACTATACAAAACCAGACACATCTGATTCTACGGCATGTTACACTTCTGATGGTGGAAAAACCTGGCTTCTTTCTGAAAAACAACCAAACGGTTATCGTTCTTGCGTTACTGGAAATACAAAAATACTCTTTGCCTGTGGCACAAACGGAATTGATTATTCTATTGATGGCGGGAAAAACTGGAAATTTTTGATGAAAGGGAATTTTTGCGCATTGCTTTTGGAGGAGAATACCTTATACGCAACAACGAATAAAGGATATTGTTTAAAAATAAAAATGCAGATGAAATAA
- a CDS encoding YqgE/AlgH family protein, with translation MIPLQINKQPSPKKGDLLLSEPFLMDSNFSRVVILLCEHNEEGSFGLILNNTLEIDVNSIVTDFPEVKIPVGFGGPVERSQLFYMHQNEQIEGCTKIGKNLYLGGDYLEIKDRIKKDEMTASNLRFFIGYTGWGKGQLQEEIDELSWVVMKAPDDLNVFNAFEDELWRDLILQLGGKYKIMADYPLNPADN, from the coding sequence TTGATTCCACTGCAAATAAATAAACAACCCAGTCCAAAAAAAGGGGATTTACTACTTTCAGAGCCTTTCCTCATGGATAGTAATTTTTCGAGAGTTGTTATTTTATTGTGCGAACACAATGAAGAAGGCAGCTTTGGATTAATCCTCAATAACACGCTTGAAATAGACGTAAATTCTATCGTTACTGATTTCCCAGAGGTGAAAATTCCTGTAGGATTTGGAGGCCCCGTTGAACGGAGTCAACTCTTCTACATGCATCAAAATGAGCAAATTGAAGGCTGCACGAAAATTGGAAAAAACCTATATCTCGGAGGCGATTATTTAGAAATAAAAGATCGGATAAAAAAAGACGAGATGACTGCTTCCAACTTGCGTTTCTTTATTGGATATACTGGTTGGGGCAAAGGACAACTTCAGGAGGAAATCGATGAATTAAGTTGGGTTGTAATGAAAGCACCCGATGATTTGAATGTTTTCAATGCCTTTGAAGATGAATTGTGGAGAGATTTAATTCTACAATTAGGCGGGAAGTATAAAATAATGGCTGATTATCCATTAAATCCAGCAGACAACTAG
- a CDS encoding N-acetylmuramoyl-L-alanine amidase family protein yields MNRLENSLKWLRWLVILVPFAMLFGFQGAKKTTVIKPQGTIRTVVIDAGHGGKDPGCHGSSAHEKNVCLSMALELGRKIKEGYPEIKVVFTRDKDVFVELDDRAKIANKANADLFICIHANSASPSASGTETYVLGLHKTDAQAKIADRENSTIYLEADKGEKYKDFDMSPDAIIARQLQLSLFLDQSIVFADKLQGEFKAIGRYDRGVKQAGFLVLYKTTMPSVLIETGFLTNKEEEKFLADSTGQKKMAGAMFTAFEKYKAELEGVDYKTRGPQPNNNIPLVEKNEGKDQIVFRVQIETSESKINSNSARFKKHNVFEYQQDKLYKYTVGEFVNDFAAANSYKNEIRQKDFPHAFVVAFQNGERISLEKAIKLAEK; encoded by the coding sequence ATGAACCGGTTAGAAAATAGTTTGAAATGGTTAAGGTGGCTAGTGATTCTAGTACCCTTCGCGATGCTTTTTGGATTTCAAGGAGCAAAAAAAACGACCGTTATTAAGCCTCAGGGAACAATTAGAACAGTTGTGATTGATGCTGGTCATGGTGGAAAAGATCCTGGTTGTCATGGTTCTTCAGCTCACGAAAAGAATGTGTGTCTATCAATGGCATTAGAACTAGGTCGGAAAATAAAAGAAGGATATCCTGAAATAAAAGTGGTTTTCACCAGAGATAAAGATGTTTTTGTGGAATTAGATGATCGCGCTAAAATTGCCAACAAAGCAAATGCAGATTTATTTATTTGTATTCACGCGAATTCTGCTTCACCCAGCGCTTCTGGAACCGAAACGTATGTACTAGGACTTCACAAAACAGATGCGCAAGCTAAAATTGCTGATCGAGAGAATAGTACGATTTATTTAGAAGCTGATAAAGGAGAAAAATATAAGGATTTCGATATGTCACCAGATGCGATTATTGCACGTCAGCTCCAACTTTCTCTTTTTTTAGATCAGTCTATTGTATTTGCGGACAAGTTACAAGGAGAATTTAAGGCAATTGGTCGCTATGATCGGGGAGTGAAACAAGCTGGATTTCTGGTTTTGTACAAAACAACAATGCCAAGTGTATTGATTGAAACGGGATTTTTGACCAATAAGGAAGAGGAGAAATTTTTAGCCGATTCTACTGGTCAGAAAAAAATGGCGGGAGCAATGTTTACAGCATTTGAAAAATACAAAGCAGAATTAGAAGGAGTAGACTATAAAACAAGAGGACCACAACCGAATAATAATATTCCTTTGGTTGAAAAAAATGAAGGTAAAGATCAAATTGTGTTTCGGGTACAAATTGAAACGTCTGAGAGCAAAATAAATTCGAATTCTGCGCGATTTAAAAAACATAATGTATTTGAATATCAGCAAGATAAACTATATAAATATACTGTAGGAGAGTTTGTGAATGACTTTGCTGCAGCGAATAGTTATAAAAATGAAATCCGACAAAAGGATTTTCCTCACGCATTTGTTGTAGCTTTTCAAAATGGAGAGCGTATTAGTTTGGAAAAAGCTATTAAATTAGCAGAAAAATAA
- the smpB gene encoding SsrA-binding protein SmpB: protein MSKNEVNIKNKRARFEYQLDEVFTAGMVLSGTEIKSIRNGKASILEAYCIVESGQVFIRNMHVSPYENGSFYNHMARSDRKLLLNKKEIKKLEKWLKTKGNTIVPLKLFLSEKGWLKLEMATGVGKKLHDKRHDLKAKDDRREMDRAMKK, encoded by the coding sequence ATGTCTAAGAACGAAGTAAATATTAAGAACAAACGTGCGCGGTTTGAATATCAGTTAGATGAAGTTTTCACCGCTGGAATGGTTTTGTCAGGTACGGAAATAAAAAGTATTCGTAACGGGAAAGCGAGTATCCTTGAAGCATATTGTATTGTTGAAAGCGGACAGGTTTTTATCCGGAATATGCACGTTTCACCTTATGAAAACGGATCATTTTACAACCACATGGCTCGTTCAGATAGAAAACTCTTGCTGAATAAAAAAGAAATCAAGAAACTTGAAAAATGGCTAAAAACAAAAGGGAATACGATTGTTCCTTTGAAATTGTTTTTATCTGAAAAAGGTTGGCTGAAATTGGAAATGGCTACTGGAGTGGGTAAAAAATTACACGATAAACGTCATGATTTGAAGGCGAAAGACGATAGACGTGAAATGGATCGCGCTATGAAGAAATAA
- a CDS encoding putative LPS assembly protein LptD, whose translation MKTKKDTFLFFSAAIRICFFLLICISPVYALSQPIPEDSTKLRKIYLNDTDFESIITYSARDSIYSDLRKQQVHLYGDAKLNYEGVDMSADYLLIDLEKNEVLATFTVDSLGRRVGKPLFIDNGDTLKAASIRYNFDTKKGYIQEAAIKQDEYYLTMEKAKRHANDEVHFVKGKFTTCNLEEPHYHFGLSKAVMVPDERIVSGPMNLWVMGVPTPLGLPFAIIPLKKKKERTNGFIMPQYSLISAYGMGLQDLGYYFPISERLQTIVYATGFTRGSFGFRNYSEYATRYKYNGNFDLGYTRFRFGYPDSTVFSTTTVRWTHNQDAKLNPNWSFTANVNYNSNSTNKQTLNTQNNPQYFNNTLNSDIRLGKRFGSLPISADLKLSLRQNSQTRIIDLTSPIFNFQTTNRIFPFKRVNKVVGFSYANEFQNRSSFKDRYLKNGNFDSIGQNFRNGFTQNFNVQATFSALKNTLRITPSVTYKQIYNFQSIQKTVDTVTNFAIIDTIGKGGFSHSFNSSVSVTSNLYSYYRFIGKRKTILRHVMTPTVSFNYAPAIQQGITSYQDTSGREIKYSRYEGSLYSEYLTKSSGRIIFGVNNTFELKQKSAKDTVTGFKKLRLIDNFFLNTDYDIFKDSMNWGNLNMRMVINPNEFINLTITANHSWYSWNDTTGVTKRQFAIKENQGIGRITSASFATSLILTTKKNRDKLQNISNEMANIWNPQYQQWMLNPNQMVHFDIPWKLTIDHIFGLNLNTDVLTYRGKHYLPTNTINVSGDVNLTPNWKVAARLMYDIQTRSISNFNINLYRNIHCWNVVFNWTPIGTNKSFTVGIRGNASMLQNANINIRKPPIVLN comes from the coding sequence TTGAAAACAAAAAAGGACACTTTCCTGTTTTTTTCTGCTGCAATTAGAATTTGTTTCTTCTTGCTCATTTGTATTTCCCCAGTTTACGCATTGAGCCAGCCAATACCAGAAGACTCTACTAAACTGCGTAAAATCTACTTGAATGACACTGACTTTGAATCCATTATTACTTATTCCGCTAGAGATTCCATTTATTCTGATTTGAGAAAGCAACAAGTTCATTTATATGGTGATGCTAAGTTGAATTATGAAGGAGTTGACATGTCGGCTGACTATTTATTAATCGATTTAGAGAAAAATGAAGTGCTGGCAACATTCACTGTTGATTCTTTGGGACGAAGAGTTGGAAAACCCTTGTTTATAGATAATGGAGATACGTTAAAAGCAGCCTCTATTCGCTATAATTTCGATACCAAAAAGGGATATATTCAAGAAGCAGCCATCAAGCAAGATGAATATTACTTGACGATGGAAAAAGCCAAAAGACACGCGAATGATGAAGTTCATTTTGTGAAAGGAAAATTTACAACCTGTAATTTAGAAGAGCCACATTATCATTTTGGACTGTCAAAAGCTGTCATGGTTCCAGATGAGCGGATTGTTTCTGGACCAATGAATCTTTGGGTAATGGGCGTTCCTACTCCACTTGGACTTCCTTTTGCAATCATTCCACTAAAAAAGAAAAAAGAGCGCACAAATGGTTTTATCATGCCGCAATATTCCTTAATTTCTGCTTATGGAATGGGGCTTCAAGATTTAGGGTACTACTTCCCTATTTCTGAACGTTTGCAAACAATTGTCTACGCTACTGGATTTACACGCGGAAGTTTTGGATTTAGAAATTATTCAGAATACGCTACTCGTTATAAATACAATGGGAACTTCGACTTAGGATATACCCGATTTAGATTTGGATATCCCGATTCAACTGTTTTCAGTACCACAACTGTTCGTTGGACACACAACCAAGACGCGAAATTGAATCCAAACTGGTCGTTTACTGCAAATGTGAATTACAACTCTAACTCCACCAACAAACAAACATTAAACACCCAAAATAATCCGCAATACTTCAACAACACCTTAAATTCGGATATTCGTTTAGGAAAACGATTCGGCTCCTTGCCCATTTCTGCTGATTTAAAACTGAGTTTGAGACAAAATTCACAAACACGTATCATTGATTTAACCTCTCCAATTTTCAACTTTCAAACAACCAATCGGATTTTTCCATTTAAGCGAGTCAATAAAGTCGTCGGTTTTAGTTATGCAAATGAGTTTCAAAATAGATCCTCATTCAAAGATCGTTATTTGAAAAATGGAAATTTTGATAGTATTGGACAAAATTTCAGGAATGGGTTCACTCAAAACTTCAATGTTCAAGCAACATTCAGCGCATTAAAAAACACTCTTCGTATCACTCCTTCAGTAACTTACAAACAGATTTACAATTTCCAGTCCATTCAAAAAACAGTGGATACTGTTACAAATTTTGCAATCATTGATACTATTGGAAAAGGAGGATTTAGCCATTCTTTTAATTCAAGTGTTTCTGTAACTTCAAATTTGTATTCATACTACCGATTCATTGGTAAGCGTAAAACGATACTCCGTCACGTTATGACACCGACCGTATCCTTCAATTACGCACCAGCTATTCAACAAGGAATTACTAGTTATCAGGACACCTCAGGAAGAGAAATTAAATACAGCAGATACGAAGGAAGTTTGTATTCTGAATACCTCACAAAATCGTCAGGAAGAATTATTTTCGGAGTAAATAACACCTTCGAGTTAAAACAAAAGAGTGCAAAAGACACAGTAACGGGCTTCAAAAAGCTACGCTTAATTGATAATTTCTTCTTGAATACAGATTATGATATTTTTAAAGATTCGATGAATTGGGGTAACTTAAACATGAGAATGGTCATTAATCCCAACGAATTCATCAATCTTACCATTACAGCAAATCACAGCTGGTATTCTTGGAATGATACAACTGGTGTCACTAAAAGACAATTTGCAATCAAAGAAAATCAAGGTATTGGTCGGATAACTTCTGCTTCGTTTGCAACATCTTTGATACTAACAACTAAAAAGAACAGAGACAAGCTCCAAAACATCTCTAATGAAATGGCTAATATTTGGAACCCTCAGTACCAACAATGGATGCTGAATCCCAATCAAATGGTTCATTTTGATATTCCATGGAAACTAACCATTGATCATATTTTTGGGTTGAATTTGAATACAGACGTTCTAACCTACCGAGGGAAACACTACCTCCCTACCAACACAATCAATGTAAGTGGAGATGTGAATCTGACTCCAAATTGGAAAGTTGCAGCCCGACTGATGTACGATATTCAAACGCGATCAATAAGTAACTTCAACATTAATTTATACCGAAATATCCATTGTTGGAATGTCGTTTTCAATTGGACACCCATCGGAACAAACAAAAGTTTCACAGTCGGAATTAGAGGAAATGCTTCCATGTTGCAAAATGCAAACATCAATATCCGTAAACCACCTATCGTACTCAACTAA
- a CDS encoding lysophospholipid acyltransferase family protein — protein sequence MSRVAYYLFVYPLSKLPLWFTYRFSDFFFLLLITVFPYRKKVIEGNISRSFPNLSIQEQKRIKRSFYRHFADMLLEGVKNLGISEKELRKRFVINNPEMMQELYNQNKSVLLVSAHYMNWEWMITGQDLFFPHKAVGIGMPLTSGYWDKKINTLRSRFGMHVIHAKNVKDAFNSYLEKGIPTATLTLSDQSPADSLKCYWMTFLHQQTGVLFGAEQLANTYNQAVVFYLPKKIKRGYYEVELQLLTAEPRSLAWGEITETHARLLEQRIMTEPGPWLWSHKRWKRSVPDNIPKLKEEQREKFNRHFRSNTNL from the coding sequence ATGAGTCGAGTAGCTTATTATTTATTCGTTTACCCGCTTTCAAAGCTTCCATTGTGGTTTACTTATCGCTTTTCAGACTTCTTTTTTCTCCTTTTAATAACCGTATTTCCCTACCGCAAAAAAGTAATTGAAGGAAATATTTCTCGTTCTTTTCCAAATCTATCCATTCAGGAACAAAAACGCATCAAACGCTCCTTTTACAGACATTTCGCAGATATGCTTCTGGAAGGAGTGAAAAATTTAGGAATTTCAGAAAAAGAATTGCGTAAACGTTTCGTAATCAATAATCCTGAAATGATGCAGGAATTATACAATCAAAATAAAAGTGTATTGCTAGTTTCGGCTCACTATATGAATTGGGAATGGATGATTACTGGTCAAGATTTATTCTTTCCGCACAAAGCCGTTGGAATTGGAATGCCGTTAACAAGCGGTTATTGGGACAAGAAAATCAATACACTTCGATCACGCTTTGGAATGCATGTTATTCATGCAAAAAATGTCAAAGACGCCTTCAACTCCTATTTAGAAAAAGGAATTCCCACTGCAACATTAACGCTTAGCGATCAAAGTCCAGCAGATTCTCTAAAATGCTACTGGATGACGTTCTTGCATCAACAAACAGGAGTACTTTTTGGAGCTGAACAGCTAGCAAACACCTATAATCAGGCCGTGGTTTTTTACCTACCAAAGAAGATTAAACGTGGCTACTACGAAGTGGAATTACAACTACTCACAGCTGAACCGAGAAGCTTAGCTTGGGGTGAAATTACGGAAACTCATGCTCGTTTATTGGAACAACGAATTATGACTGAGCCTGGTCCTTGGTTGTGGTCGCACAAACGCTGGAAAAGAAGTGTTCCTGATAATATCCCAAAATTAAAAGAAGAACAACGTGAGAAATTTAATCGTCATTTTAGGAGCAATACTAATTTATAG
- a CDS encoding J domain-containing protein encodes MTKAECFRLLGLPSSASEAEIRKQYKKMALRLHPDVNPDPLAHEAFIKLTKAVEIILNPDYKEEIITSRSSRKASTNESDEDRLERMRVAKMRYEQQKMQQAKDNDVYFKSLTSGMRWSIYKYIMRISVALSLAMTLEFFLPVHYETDVLKGSSKSLNSGILKSNITRIELENRGNYFVQNTPYAWMNCYPEVIIETTWFLHTPLKMITTDDVKRYRTHFDFHLGSIRFGLIIFFLIPLHPYLIRKKRVSFSFLYQFSFWGIGFVITYILLTQGRLIHLISFGFL; translated from the coding sequence ATGACTAAAGCTGAATGCTTTCGATTATTGGGATTGCCCTCATCAGCAAGTGAAGCAGAAATACGCAAGCAGTATAAAAAAATGGCTTTGCGTCTTCATCCTGATGTGAATCCAGATCCATTGGCTCACGAAGCATTCATCAAACTTACCAAAGCAGTTGAGATTATACTTAATCCCGATTACAAAGAAGAAATTATTACTTCCAGAAGTTCTCGAAAGGCATCAACTAATGAATCAGACGAAGATCGTTTGGAGCGCATGCGCGTCGCCAAAATGCGTTACGAACAGCAAAAGATGCAGCAGGCAAAGGATAATGATGTCTACTTCAAATCACTGACTTCAGGGATGCGTTGGAGTATTTACAAATACATCATGCGTATTTCAGTAGCCCTTTCATTGGCAATGACTTTGGAATTCTTTCTTCCTGTTCACTATGAGACAGACGTTTTAAAAGGAAGTTCAAAATCCTTGAATAGCGGAATTTTGAAGAGTAATATCACCCGAATTGAATTGGAAAACAGAGGGAATTACTTTGTTCAAAACACACCTTACGCTTGGATGAATTGTTATCCTGAAGTCATTATCGAAACGACTTGGTTTCTGCACACTCCGCTAAAAATGATTACTACAGATGATGTGAAACGATATAGAACACATTTCGATTTTCACCTTGGAAGTATTCGATTTGGGTTGATCATCTTCTTTCTAATCCCACTTCACCCCTATTTGATCCGCAAAAAAAGGGTTAGCTTTTCTTTTCTGTATCAGTTTTCCTTTTGGGGAATTGGATTCGTGATAACCTATATTTTATTGACCCAAGGAAGATTGATCCATTTAATCAGCTTTGGCTTTCTATGA
- a CDS encoding thioredoxin family protein produces the protein MKFTLLFLIGLAFIGLSFKSIENSVSTSSVTSFGSSGIKFDKMTLSKAIKKAKSTGKLIFIDVYTTWCGPCKEMAATTFQDSEVGNLFNNKFINLKIDAENDADGPTISRVYTISGYPTLLFINGEGKLVKKLVGKQSKEKLLAAVAAMK, from the coding sequence ATGAAATTTACTTTATTGTTTTTAATTGGGCTTGCATTTATTGGACTTTCATTCAAATCAATTGAAAATTCAGTATCAACAAGCTCTGTTACTAGTTTTGGTTCATCAGGAATCAAGTTTGATAAAATGACACTTTCAAAGGCAATCAAGAAAGCCAAATCTACTGGAAAATTGATTTTTATTGATGTATACACCACTTGGTGTGGACCGTGCAAAGAAATGGCTGCAACAACGTTTCAAGACTCTGAAGTTGGAAATTTATTCAACAATAAGTTTATCAATTTAAAGATTGACGCTGAAAATGATGCGGATGGCCCAACTATTTCTAGAGTATATACTATTTCAGGTTATCCAACTTTGCTATTTATCAATGGTGAAGGGAAATTGGTAAAGAAATTAGTAGGTAAGCAGAGCAAGGAGAAATTATTGGCTGCTGTGGCGGCAATGAAATAA
- a CDS encoding AMP-binding protein, with product MAFEINYINCSAEIQNKIHSIVQLWNNQSPFYDVKTSGSTGIPKSISLTRKQLESSAKRSNTFFHLDEKSHVFMCMSPDTIGGKMLIIRALVGDYALDVIEVRANPLVELEQNKHYSFISLVPYQVKCILEENPARLNQFDQILLGGMGLSVELETTLLNFKPAIYIGFGMTETVSHIALRKLGSPVYEALNGVEVETSNDCLVITDTELGIHQMQTNDEIELIDSTHFNWLGRADFVINSGGIKIHPEKLEQELEPLISTPFIIAGLPHESFGEECILISEKMLQEADFLKIQTIIQEKFGKYAAPKRQIERAILKTENGKIRRKEMLNLLLND from the coding sequence ATGGCCTTCGAAATAAATTATATCAATTGTTCTGCGGAAATACAAAATAAGATTCATTCAATTGTGCAATTATGGAACAATCAATCACCATTTTACGACGTTAAAACAAGTGGATCAACTGGAATTCCAAAATCCATTTCCCTCACTAGAAAACAACTGGAATCTTCCGCAAAACGAAGTAATACCTTCTTTCATTTAGACGAGAAATCACATGTTTTTATGTGCATGTCTCCCGATACTATTGGTGGAAAAATGCTTATAATCAGAGCACTCGTTGGAGATTATGCACTTGATGTGATTGAAGTGCGTGCAAATCCTCTAGTTGAATTGGAGCAAAACAAACATTATTCGTTTATTTCCCTTGTTCCCTATCAAGTAAAATGTATTCTAGAAGAAAATCCAGCTAGATTGAATCAGTTTGATCAGATTTTATTAGGGGGAATGGGGCTTTCAGTTGAACTTGAAACCACACTTCTCAATTTCAAACCAGCTATCTATATTGGTTTCGGTATGACTGAAACTGTTTCCCATATTGCTTTACGTAAACTTGGAAGTCCTGTTTATGAAGCTCTAAATGGTGTGGAGGTTGAAACTTCGAACGATTGTTTAGTCATCACAGATACGGAACTTGGAATTCATCAAATGCAAACGAATGATGAAATTGAACTCATTGATTCAACACATTTTAATTGGCTTGGAAGAGCGGATTTTGTGATTAATAGCGGAGGAATAAAAATTCACCCCGAGAAACTGGAACAAGAACTAGAGCCACTGATTTCGACACCCTTCATCATTGCTGGTTTGCCACATGAATCTTTTGGCGAAGAATGTATCTTAATCAGCGAAAAAATGCTTCAGGAGGCAGACTTTTTGAAAATTCAGACTATCATTCAGGAAAAGTTTGGTAAATATGCAGCTCCAAAACGTCAAATTGAACGAGCGATACTAAAAACCGAAAACGGAAAAATTCGTCGGAAAGAAATGCTAAATCTACTTTTGAATGACTAA
- a CDS encoding replication-associated recombination protein A, whose protein sequence is MSTPLAERMRPNELSEYIGQRHLLEENGALKKAIESKILPSIIFWGPPGVGKTTLANLLAKQLNRPFYTLSAISSGVKDIREIIQKAESQGMFQTSGAVLFIDEIHRFSKSQQDSLLGAVEKGTITLIGATTENPSFEVISALLSRCQVYTLESHTLEDLLELINRAIKQDILLSKRKIELREYKSLIAVAGGDARKMLNLLELVVNTFSPSETAIITDELVNQLAQQRVRYDKDGEQHYDIISAFIKSIRGSDPDGAVYWLARMIEGGEDPKFIARRLLISAAEDVGLANPTALIMANNTFQAIQVIGWPEARIILSQCAIYLATSPKGNAAYIAIDEAISTVKQDPNAPVPLHLRNAPTKLMKDLGYGAEYQYAHDFPGNFVFQQYLPDSLKNRTFFHAGSSAREQEINKQLQTLWPNKFKK, encoded by the coding sequence ATGAGTACTCCTCTTGCAGAACGTATGCGACCAAATGAATTGTCTGAATATATTGGACAACGTCATTTATTGGAGGAAAATGGAGCATTGAAAAAGGCTATAGAATCGAAAATATTGCCGTCTATTATCTTTTGGGGACCTCCAGGAGTTGGTAAAACCACTTTAGCCAATCTTCTTGCAAAGCAATTAAACAGACCATTTTATACACTTTCGGCTATTTCTTCGGGAGTAAAAGATATTCGCGAAATCATTCAAAAGGCTGAAAGTCAAGGAATGTTTCAAACAAGCGGAGCTGTTCTATTCATCGATGAAATTCACCGTTTTTCTAAATCACAGCAAGATTCCTTACTTGGAGCTGTGGAAAAAGGAACAATTACGTTAATCGGTGCAACAACAGAGAACCCTTCATTTGAAGTTATTTCAGCACTCCTTTCCCGTTGTCAGGTTTACACCTTGGAAAGCCACACCCTAGAAGATCTTTTAGAGCTCATCAACCGCGCAATCAAACAAGATATCCTTCTTTCCAAACGGAAAATTGAGTTACGCGAATACAAATCACTGATTGCAGTTGCTGGCGGTGACGCCCGTAAAATGCTCAACTTACTAGAACTTGTTGTAAACACCTTTTCACCCAGCGAAACAGCAATTATTACTGATGAATTGGTGAATCAACTGGCGCAGCAACGTGTTCGTTATGACAAAGACGGAGAACAGCATTATGATATCATCTCAGCATTCATCAAATCCATTCGCGGAAGTGATCCAGACGGTGCAGTATATTGGCTTGCACGAATGATTGAAGGTGGAGAAGATCCGAAATTTATCGCACGAAGATTACTCATTTCAGCCGCCGAAGACGTTGGCTTAGCAAATCCAACAGCATTAATCATGGCGAACAATACATTTCAAGCAATTCAAGTGATTGGATGGCCAGAAGCCCGAATTATATTGTCTCAATGTGCTATTTATCTGGCAACATCTCCCAAAGGAAACGCTGCTTATATTGCTATTGATGAAGCCATTTCAACGGTGAAACAAGATCCAAACGCTCCTGTTCCACTTCATTTGAGAAATGCACCCACCAAATTGATGAAAGACTTGGGTTATGGAGCAGAATACCAATACGCACATGATTTTCCTGGAAACTTTGTCTTTCAACAATACCTTCCAGATTCCTTGAAAAACAGAACATTTTTCCATGCAGGAAGCAGTGCTCGTGAACAAGAAATTAATAAGCAACTACAAACGCTTTGGCCTAATAAATTTAAAAAATGA